The genomic interval TATTTATCTTGAAGGTCTACCCAGTTTTTTAAAGCTCCCACAAGATTTCCTAAATGAAGTTTTCCGCTTGCCTGCATGCCGCTAAGCACACGCTCTCTATTCATGATTCCTCCATTAAATCATATCAATCAATCCCAGAAACAATTTTACCAATGGCATTATTATATAACCTGCCATGCCTGTCATCACAAGTATCAATATAATAATCATCCCAAACGGCTCAAGCCTTCCGATGGCATTCGCCTGTCTCTCTGGCAGAAAACCCATTAAAACTCTCCCACCGTCAAGAGGTAGAATTGGCATCAAATTAAAAGATGCCAGTATCACATTTATGGTTACGCTTGCAGTGAGCATCATTACCAGTGGTTTTATCACCTTTACCACTATATCTTCGGATACAAAGGCAGATGCAGGGATCATCGCATATTTCAAAACCAATACGCTTAAAATGGCAAGCAGTATATTTGTGGCAGGGCCTCCTGCTGCTGATATTGCCATATCACGCCTTGGATTTTTGAAATTGTGTGGATTTATTGGGACAGGTTTTGCATAGCCGAATACAAACTGTCCATTTGTAACAACAAATAAGAGTAAAGGCATGATGATTGTGCCAAACATGTCAATATGGGCTATTGGATTCAATGTCAGTCTGCCCAACATCTTTGCAGTAGGGTCTCCGAGTTTGTAGGCAACAAAGCCGTGGGCAACCTCATGCAGTATGATGGCTATGAGAATCGGTACAGCAGTAATCGCAATCTGTCTTATTATATGTGCAAAATCCAAGTCATTACCCCGGGTAAAACTATCAGAAATGAAATAAGTTGTTCCAACTTAATTTGTTATTATCCCAAATCATACAGATAAAATGCAAAGATTACTTAAGAAGTCTCAATGAATTTAAGAATACAAGCACATCGGGCATCACATGGGCAACTGCTGCCATTGCAGGAGAAAGGATACCCGTTGAGGCAAGGGCGATGCCGACTAAATTAAAGATTATTCCAACTGCAAGATTTTGCTTTATTATGCTGAAGGTCTTTCTTCCAATCATCACCGCCTCGGGAATCTGCTTCCACTCATCCCGCATCAATGCCACATCCGATGCCTCGATTGCAGCATCAGAGCCAACTGCGCC from Dissulfurispira thermophila carries:
- a CDS encoding site-2 protease family protein, producing MDFAHIIRQIAITAVPILIAIILHEVAHGFVAYKLGDPTAKMLGRLTLNPIAHIDMFGTIIMPLLLFVVTNGQFVFGYAKPVPINPHNFKNPRRDMAISAAGGPATNILLAILSVLVLKYAMIPASAFVSEDIVVKVIKPLVMMLTASVTINVILASFNLMPILPLDGGRVLMGFLPERQANAIGRLEPFGMIIILILVMTGMAGYIIMPLVKLFLGLIDMI